From a region of the Lactuca sativa cultivar Salinas chromosome 4, Lsat_Salinas_v11, whole genome shotgun sequence genome:
- the LOC111889860 gene encoding uncharacterized protein LOC111889860: MKDRESVSNHVLRMQRYVDRLIKLNVNFDEELAIDIVLNSLPSCYDRFILTYHLNNNNETTLSQLHNLLRKAEARMKGKGIASPTSVLVLAIGQGKEKKRKCPPKQNWKGKSQVGSSSIEPKGKSSSDASRVSGPKETI; encoded by the coding sequence ATGAAGGATAGAGAGTCTGTGAGCAACCATGTTTTGAGAATGCAACGATACGTGGATAGGCTTATCAAGCTCAATGTGAATTTTGACGAAGAGCTAGCTATCGACATAGTGTTGAACTCTTTGCCAAGTTGTTATGATCGGTTCATCttgacctatcatttgaacaacaacaACGAAACTACTTTGTCACAATTGCACAACCTCCTTCGAAAAGCTGAAGCAAGAATGAAGGGAAAAGGTATTGCCTCACCTACAAGTGTACTTGTTCTGGCCATAGGGCAAGGGAAAGAGAAGAAGAGGAAATGTCCTCCCAAACAAAAttggaagggaaagtcccaagttgGGTCGTCAAGTATAGAACCCAAAGGAAAATCCAGTTCTGATGCTTCGCGTGTCTCTGGACCCAAAGAGACCATTTGA